A single region of the Vicia villosa cultivar HV-30 ecotype Madison, WI linkage group LG4, Vvil1.0, whole genome shotgun sequence genome encodes:
- the LOC131597276 gene encoding eukaryotic translation initiation factor 3 subunit B-like gives MADVLAMKEIEDKAASLGIDLSTIDLDSIHLPHGEDCGILSDDEEVFQEENLEFDTGFGNIIVVDNTPVVTKEKFAKLEGVIRKIFNQMGVIKDDGFWMPVDPVTEKTVGYCFIEYNTPQEAELAKEKAQGYKLDHSHIFTVSMFDDFDRFMRVPDEWAPPPRKEYAPGENLQQWLTDAKARDQFVIRASSDTEVLWNDARHLKPDPIYKRAVSGHHIPMVCYGFGDDGRGAMAMMGALMQQACLSNLHLSQGLIWDGLGCKEWMLELKIRVLHCQVRYSELCVRCSECLQTALLCFT, from the exons ATGGCGGATGTTTTAGCTATGAAAGAGATTGAAGACAAAGCGGCGTCTCTCGGAATTGATTTGTCTACTATTGATCTCGATTCCATTCATCTCCCACACGGTGAAGACTGTGGCATATTGAG TGATGATGAAGAGGTTTTTCAAGAGGAGAATCTCGAGTTTGATACTGGCTTTGGCAACATTATAGTAGTGGATAATACTCCTGTTGTTACGAAGGAGAAATTTGCGAAGCTTGAAGGTGTTATTAGGAAGATTTTTAATCAGATGGGTGTTATTAAGGATGATGGCTTCTGGATGCCTGTTGATCCTGTCACTGAAAAGACAGTTGGTTACTGCTTCATTGAGTACAATACTCCTCAG GAAGCTGAGCTTGCGAAAGAGAAGGCCCAGGGATACAAATTGGATCATTCTCACATATTTACTGTTAGCatgtttgatgattttgaccggTTTATGAGAGTGCCGGATGAGTGGGCTCCTCCTCCGAGAAAGGAATATGCCCCAGGG GAAAATCTTCAACAATGGCTTACTGATGCTAAGGCCCGCGATCAGTTTGTGATTCGTGCTAGTTCAGATACGGAGGTTTTGTGGAATGATGCTAGGCATTTAAAGCCTGATCCTATTTATAAACGTGCAGTAAGTGGACATCATATTCCAAT GGTGTGTTACGGATTTGGTGATGATGGAAGAGGAGCTATGGCTATGATGGGAGCTCTGATGCAGCAAGCTTGCCTTTCTAATCTCCATTTAAgtcag GGTTTGATTTGGGATGGATTGGGATGCAAAGAATGGATGTTAGAACTCAAAATTCGTGTTCTGCACTGtcaggttcgctacagcgaactctgtgttcgctgcagcgaatgtctgCAGACTGCACTTTTGTGTTTCACTTAA